The following are encoded together in the Capsulimonas corticalis genome:
- a CDS encoding RICIN domain-containing protein — protein sequence MRTKSNWIGGAAVLLALIALPAARAVAQDFNPAPTTRKFPYVGGDYGWQERFERIPSRQFLDFNGQPTDAVRLMGNCGLNAVRVFVSYGQAFTTPSVDNTNVNQRERSYGLDYGGVDLQVDAARRARANGQKVILTITLGQSKDVAGNEGQFIPDSWLNDTYTQTLTAIDTAVRQMLDPFLYAGIQPDIIIIGNEDEAGQLFEVVGPNNTEAERDQANTNPYDNTATGIYRIWPKCTGYWKQEILSAKDEITKAGYDNSTTRFSVHTTSNGWRARGLFDEIFNNAHADAEQTYYDPVTSAKGSAMTIIPDNIRNTNLRDILDILGFSYYPTTPTDGAQANYDAQLNGSNGGMDFTDDMAYFNTIIPNYGRYASGPFQGQYKKQALVVEYATAGGGSAAFSLSRQNAFTTYFFNKCAQYEWMDGAMWWEPTYANSNFLGGFGSLFRVGAFNATLNEYPTFSPISTLKTWGSFAASDPKSQYLLTNRGGGSILDVYQHSSYGGAWTQMAGATSTPTLSPLWQILSNADGTFRVVNGNTGQALKSWSSTAADHITPWTLDNPIGTNEEWSLTPTGDGYQFFASASSGQALDVAGGWGVQNPKNAASQTQQWQVTPIPKFRLVNRAGGIMDVYQQSKWGGSWGQIAAADNVSFSVSQEWRLISDDNGYYRIVNANTGYVLQTGTSTVGDPAYQWPAASPITTNQEWSETVLTGGYVHFVNRNTGLALDVNTQGFTVQNTVSASSQTQQWTVAAAP from the coding sequence ATGCGGACAAAATCGAATTGGATCGGAGGCGCGGCGGTGCTGCTTGCCTTGATCGCTTTACCGGCGGCGCGCGCGGTCGCCCAGGACTTCAACCCCGCGCCCACCACGCGCAAATTCCCTTATGTGGGAGGCGACTATGGATGGCAGGAGCGTTTTGAGCGCATCCCTTCGCGCCAATTTCTGGATTTTAATGGTCAGCCGACGGACGCTGTGCGGCTGATGGGGAATTGCGGCCTCAATGCCGTCCGAGTCTTTGTCAGCTACGGGCAAGCCTTCACGACGCCCAGTGTCGATAACACCAATGTCAACCAGCGGGAGAGGTCTTATGGGCTTGACTATGGCGGCGTGGATTTGCAGGTGGACGCCGCGCGGCGCGCCCGGGCGAACGGACAGAAGGTTATTCTGACCATCACGCTCGGACAATCCAAAGATGTCGCGGGAAATGAGGGACAGTTTATTCCCGACTCCTGGCTGAACGATACCTACACGCAGACGCTGACCGCGATCGATACGGCGGTGCGCCAGATGCTCGATCCGTTTCTGTACGCCGGAATACAGCCGGATATCATCATCATTGGAAATGAAGATGAAGCCGGTCAGCTGTTTGAAGTCGTCGGGCCGAATAATACCGAAGCGGAGCGCGATCAGGCGAACACCAACCCTTACGACAACACGGCCACCGGGATCTATCGCATCTGGCCGAAATGTACGGGATACTGGAAGCAGGAGATTTTGTCCGCCAAGGACGAAATCACGAAAGCCGGTTATGATAACTCGACGACGCGCTTCAGCGTTCACACGACCAGCAATGGGTGGCGGGCGCGGGGGCTGTTCGACGAGATCTTCAACAACGCGCACGCCGACGCCGAGCAGACTTATTACGATCCTGTGACCAGCGCCAAGGGCAGCGCCATGACGATCATTCCCGATAATATCCGCAACACCAACCTGCGCGACATTCTGGATATTCTCGGCTTCTCGTACTATCCCACAACGCCGACCGATGGCGCGCAGGCGAACTACGACGCGCAACTCAATGGAAGCAACGGCGGCATGGACTTCACGGATGATATGGCGTACTTCAACACTATCATCCCGAACTATGGCCGCTACGCCAGCGGTCCGTTCCAGGGGCAGTACAAGAAGCAGGCGCTCGTGGTGGAGTACGCCACGGCGGGCGGAGGAAGCGCGGCGTTCAGCCTTTCCCGGCAGAATGCTTTCACGACCTATTTCTTCAACAAGTGCGCGCAGTATGAATGGATGGACGGGGCGATGTGGTGGGAGCCGACCTACGCGAACAGCAACTTCCTCGGCGGCTTTGGCTCGCTGTTCCGCGTGGGAGCCTTCAACGCCACGCTGAATGAATACCCGACCTTCAGCCCCATCTCCACGCTCAAGACCTGGGGATCGTTCGCGGCGTCGGACCCGAAATCCCAGTATCTGCTGACCAATCGCGGCGGCGGCTCCATTTTAGACGTCTATCAGCATTCTTCCTATGGGGGAGCCTGGACACAGATGGCCGGCGCGACATCCACTCCGACTTTGAGCCCACTCTGGCAAATTCTGTCCAATGCAGACGGTACATTCCGTGTGGTGAACGGCAATACCGGCCAGGCGCTGAAATCATGGTCGTCCACGGCGGCCGATCATATCACGCCGTGGACGCTCGATAATCCGATTGGGACCAATGAAGAGTGGAGCCTGACGCCGACCGGCGACGGCTATCAGTTCTTCGCCAGCGCCTCCAGCGGTCAGGCGCTGGATGTCGCCGGTGGCTGGGGCGTGCAAAATCCAAAGAACGCCGCGAGCCAGACCCAGCAATGGCAAGTGACGCCGATTCCAAAGTTCCGCCTTGTGAACCGCGCTGGCGGGATTATGGATGTCTACCAGCAGTCGAAGTGGGGTGGGTCGTGGGGGCAGATCGCGGCGGCGGATAACGTGAGCTTCAGCGTGAGCCAGGAGTGGCGTCTGATCAGCGACGACAACGGTTATTACCGTATCGTCAACGCCAATACTGGATATGTCCTGCAAACGGGAACTTCCACTGTCGGCGATCCCGCTTATCAGTGGCCCGCCGCCAGCCCTATTACGACCAATCAGGAATGGAGTGAGACCGTTTTGACCGGCGGCTATGTCCATTTTGTCAATCGGAACACGGGATTGGCGCTTGACGTCAACACGCAGGGCTTCACCGTCCAGAATACTGTGAGCGCATCCAGTCAGACTCAGCAGTGGACGGTTGCGGCGGCGCCGTAG
- a CDS encoding helix-turn-helix domain-containing protein, producing the protein MDLNIETRQLHYTSAKSPIGFVEWSCIYQDSHWNFEGMRTLDLYAMSYILEGRCRYTDPDGLELFLESGDLLFCAPGSRNRMEPAPGRQFSEVWVTFGGPIFDLWRDAKLLSHSKMLLHLEPLDYWLGRFEGLFEGNRDQIQLVSAVQALLADMLPSDQSWQSNVEDREWLGMAKKLLTSVERAEDLDLVGIATEMNMSYSSFRRKFTALSHISPGRYHMTMLIERACQWMSESHITNKEIAERCGFCNEFHFSQRFKQIVGVPPREFRRRAHGNEAVARTIDAAG; encoded by the coding sequence ATGGATCTGAATATCGAGACACGCCAGCTTCATTACACCTCCGCGAAATCGCCCATTGGCTTTGTCGAGTGGTCGTGCATTTACCAAGACAGCCATTGGAATTTTGAGGGGATGCGCACACTGGACCTTTACGCGATGTCCTACATCCTGGAAGGCCGCTGCCGCTACACCGATCCGGACGGCCTGGAGTTGTTTCTTGAGTCCGGCGACTTGCTGTTTTGCGCGCCGGGGAGCCGCAATCGAATGGAGCCGGCGCCCGGGCGCCAGTTCAGTGAAGTGTGGGTGACATTCGGCGGCCCAATCTTCGATCTGTGGCGCGACGCAAAGTTGCTGAGCCACAGCAAAATGCTTCTGCATCTGGAGCCTTTGGATTACTGGCTAGGGCGCTTCGAGGGGTTATTTGAAGGCAATCGGGATCAGATCCAGCTGGTGTCGGCGGTGCAGGCGTTGCTTGCGGATATGCTGCCGTCCGATCAGTCCTGGCAATCCAATGTGGAGGATCGCGAGTGGCTGGGGATGGCGAAGAAGCTGCTGACCTCCGTCGAGCGCGCGGAGGATCTGGATCTGGTCGGCATCGCCACGGAGATGAACATGTCGTACTCCAGCTTCCGGCGAAAATTCACCGCGCTTTCCCATATCTCCCCGGGCCGGTACCATATGACGATGCTCATCGAGCGAGCCTGCCAATGGATGTCGGAATCTCATATCACTAATAAAGAGATCGCCGAGCGCTGCGGTTTCTGCAACGAGTTTCACTTCTCACAGCGATTCAAGCAGATCGTGGGCGTCCCGCCGCGCGAGTTCCGGCGCCGCGCGCACGGCAATGAAGCCGTGGCGCGGACGATCGACGCGGCGGGATAA
- a CDS encoding sensor domain-containing diguanylate cyclase, which translates to MSALEKLTLAAAPSHIRKSHYIVGKKRRSAMDDAARAAALAAAASVAISSCDLDGMITSWNAAAERLYGYSAAEMIGQPQTILLPEGDDPFEGGLAQSVVRNGPIENLEVARRHKSGKLFHASLTLSAIYNTGGVAVGVCAVSRDITQNKRAEEALAESEVRLRRLSDAAFEGIAVSQNGCIADANAAFIALFGYDGLEEVIGKIASDFAASEAKKLISQKHNEGNEQVYEALCQRKDGSTFHAELRGRQILWKGGYARVTAVQDISARKEAEDALRRSEARLTEAQRVAKMGSWEYDVATGGISWSEELFRLFEFDPASREPNYNAFLALIHPDDAAQVVEWTNRAIKHGEGYEIDLRRAPTGRPPQWFHAVGVVVKDDTGKVVRLTGTLTDITERVLSEERFRVLFEYSSDAHLLFDETGVIDCNNAAIAMLRCTNKNELLALHPAVLSPKLQPDGQRSDRKCLEMDRLAWENGYHRFEWIHRKMDGEEFPVEVTLTPVTLRDRPVMLVVWHDLTERKQAEQQIKDYAIVLEFQKKQLESANIALSLLATTDGLTGLKNHRAFQERLTDEMHLAARYDQPTSVVMLDVDHFKQFNDTYGHPEGDEVLRLASRILLENARADDFIARYGGEEFVLLLPQTDGRGAAAIAERIRGAFERAAWSKRQVTVSVGVSTVNAGNAGEGDLVTQADKALYKSKQAGRNCVTMYSG; encoded by the coding sequence ATGAGTGCATTGGAAAAACTAACGCTCGCCGCCGCCCCTTCCCATATCCGCAAGTCTCACTATATCGTGGGCAAGAAACGGCGATCGGCCATGGATGACGCCGCGCGCGCCGCCGCCCTCGCCGCCGCCGCCAGCGTCGCCATCAGCAGCTGCGACTTGGACGGCATGATCACCAGCTGGAACGCCGCCGCAGAGCGCCTCTACGGCTATTCCGCCGCCGAGATGATCGGGCAGCCGCAGACCATTCTCCTGCCCGAAGGCGACGATCCCTTCGAGGGTGGCCTGGCGCAATCTGTGGTGAGAAATGGTCCGATCGAGAACCTGGAAGTGGCGCGCCGGCATAAGAGCGGAAAACTCTTCCATGCCTCGCTGACCCTTTCGGCGATCTACAATACGGGCGGCGTGGCGGTCGGCGTCTGCGCCGTCAGCCGCGATATCACGCAAAACAAGCGCGCCGAGGAGGCGCTCGCCGAAAGCGAGGTCCGTCTGCGCCGCCTCAGCGACGCCGCGTTCGAGGGGATCGCCGTCAGCCAGAACGGCTGCATCGCCGACGCCAACGCCGCCTTTATCGCCCTGTTTGGTTATGACGGCCTGGAGGAAGTCATCGGGAAGATCGCCAGTGACTTCGCCGCGTCCGAAGCGAAGAAGCTCATCTCACAAAAGCACAACGAAGGCAACGAACAGGTTTACGAGGCGCTTTGCCAGCGCAAAGACGGCTCCACATTCCATGCCGAGCTTCGCGGGCGTCAGATCCTATGGAAGGGCGGCTACGCCCGCGTGACCGCGGTCCAGGATATCAGCGCGCGCAAGGAAGCCGAAGACGCCTTGCGGCGAAGCGAAGCGCGGCTGACGGAAGCGCAGCGCGTCGCCAAAATGGGAAGCTGGGAATACGACGTGGCGACGGGCGGAATTTCATGGTCGGAGGAGCTATTTCGGCTTTTCGAATTCGATCCCGCATCTCGAGAGCCGAATTACAACGCCTTTCTCGCACTGATCCATCCCGATGACGCCGCCCAAGTCGTCGAATGGACGAATCGCGCGATCAAACATGGCGAAGGCTACGAAATCGATCTGCGGCGCGCCCCCACGGGCCGGCCGCCGCAGTGGTTTCACGCGGTCGGCGTCGTCGTGAAAGACGACACAGGGAAAGTCGTGCGACTGACCGGCACGCTCACGGATATCACGGAGCGCGTTCTTTCGGAAGAGCGGTTTCGGGTGCTGTTTGAGTATTCGTCCGACGCGCATCTGCTCTTTGACGAGACCGGGGTAATCGACTGCAACAACGCGGCGATCGCGATGCTCCGATGCACGAATAAAAACGAGCTGCTCGCGCTGCATCCGGCGGTGCTTTCCCCCAAGCTCCAGCCCGATGGGCAGCGTTCGGATCGGAAATGCCTGGAGATGGACCGCCTGGCGTGGGAAAACGGATACCATCGCTTTGAGTGGATCCATCGGAAAATGGATGGCGAAGAGTTTCCCGTGGAGGTGACCCTGACGCCCGTCACTCTGCGCGATCGCCCAGTCATGCTTGTCGTTTGGCACGACCTCACCGAACGCAAGCAGGCGGAGCAGCAGATCAAGGACTACGCCATCGTTCTCGAGTTTCAGAAAAAACAACTGGAAAGCGCGAACATCGCTCTGTCGCTGCTGGCGACGACGGATGGTCTGACCGGCCTGAAGAATCACCGCGCCTTCCAGGAGCGTCTGACCGACGAGATGCATCTTGCGGCGCGTTACGACCAGCCGACCTCCGTGGTGATGCTGGATGTGGACCATTTCAAGCAGTTCAACGATACCTATGGACACCCCGAGGGCGATGAAGTCCTGCGGCTGGCCTCCCGGATTTTGCTGGAGAACGCCCGCGCGGACGACTTCATCGCGCGTTACGGCGGAGAGGAGTTCGTGCTGCTCCTTCCGCAAACCGACGGGCGCGGCGCGGCCGCCATCGCCGAACGGATACGCGGGGCGTTCGAGCGCGCCGCCTGGAGCAAGCGGCAGGTCACGGTCAGCGTCGGGGTTTCCACGGTGAACGCGGGAAACGCCGGGGAGGGCGACCTGGTGACTCAGGCCGACAAGGCGCTCTACAAGTCCAAACAAGCGGGAAGAAACTGTGTCACAATGTACTCTGGATAG
- a CDS encoding DUF1559 domain-containing protein: protein MHPFHSQRERQGFTLIELLVVIVIIAILAAILFPVFAKAREKARQISCESNLKQIGLAEMQYNQDNDEVYSGAYKYDATNTGRILWMELLYPYTKSAAVYLCPDQTDHIRPNEYGNNWAFSGTVDNQDAPNTDYAYNCIVAANNVAVGVPTAWDASGIPDAIVESPASTIEVVDAKNGDWNTGTSGWANLFSAHFTDYSGSFAGTTWDGHPNPGAPALRHTDSANFLYYDGHVKSSKSSLDRNGNPCNWFLTKPDVCK, encoded by the coding sequence ATGCATCCATTTCATTCTCAGCGCGAGCGGCAGGGATTTACTCTCATTGAACTATTAGTTGTAATTGTAATAATTGCAATTCTTGCGGCGATTCTCTTCCCAGTCTTCGCCAAGGCGCGGGAAAAGGCGCGGCAAATCAGCTGCGAGTCCAATCTCAAACAGATCGGTCTGGCGGAGATGCAGTACAACCAGGACAACGACGAAGTCTACAGCGGGGCGTATAAATACGACGCCACGAACACGGGTCGCATTCTTTGGATGGAACTGCTTTACCCGTACACTAAGAGCGCGGCGGTCTACCTTTGCCCCGATCAGACCGACCATATCCGTCCGAACGAGTACGGCAACAACTGGGCGTTCTCCGGAACGGTCGACAATCAGGACGCGCCGAATACCGATTACGCCTATAACTGCATCGTCGCCGCTAACAACGTGGCGGTCGGCGTCCCAACCGCCTGGGACGCCTCAGGGATTCCGGACGCTATTGTGGAAAGTCCGGCGAGTACGATCGAGGTCGTGGACGCCAAAAATGGAGACTGGAACACTGGCACCTCCGGCTGGGCGAATCTCTTCAGCGCCCACTTCACGGATTACAGCGGGTCGTTCGCCGGCACAACCTGGGACGGTCATCCGAACCCTGGCGCGCCGGCTCTGCGCCACACGGACTCCGCTAACTTTCTGTACTACGATGGTCACGTCAAAAGCTCCAAGTCGAGCCTGGACAGAAATGGGAACCCCTGCAACTGGTTCCTGACCAAGCCCGACGTTTGTAAGTGA
- a CDS encoding GH92 family glycosyl hydrolase, producing the protein MSIKMLALLFFGGVLLGAPCAGAAPERDFARWVDPFIGTSGAGATYPGAQAPFGMISPGPSTAFHDYGGGESRSGYQYEGKHIVSFALTHVSGVGLHAAQDLPFTVCTGDLNASPLGHREAYQSAFASERQRASPGFFQVPLETYGAVVSIASAARSSIVQVDYPVTSKANLLFCPSSCGTAISDSHLTIDPNGREISGWAAGCDFGDAPFHLKSHPYRVYFAARFDTPMAAYGVWTGDRRRDGAAQAGGADGAAYVQFNCASRRRVQMRVAISYVSVENARANLRREIPNWDFDGVRAAARRAWNALLGRMRVEGGAPHAYRSFYTALYHNALQPNIFDDVNGEYIGFDRKTHRVKPGHHLYATFSLWDTYRSTAALQTLLAPGRASDMAQSLLLASVQAPGGGLPTWPLNNNDTGCMGCYCADPFIANVYAYGGRAFDLGLAKERMILTATHQMRCGDGGAWWGVDDYMKLGWTPRGASETLELAISDFAIARICLAAGDRANYRKFLARSQNSFHVFNPKVGYAQSRLADGSWDGEFRPNTQRGFTEGCSAQYTWLTPHNYARLIALMGGPAATRARLDQFFNPIVIEGWATGAPHYWLGNEPTMQAPYLYNWIGAPWKAQAIVGKFMAQFRDIPNGYVGNDDVGTMSALYAFSALGLNPAIPGVGGFTLSAPIFARADIDLPGGKTLRIHAKGAGAYIQSLRLNGKPYDSPWLGMDKALVGKGARLDYVVSGTPNKVWGTKTADAPPSFSGPSGPPFDQKP; encoded by the coding sequence TTGTCGATCAAAATGCTGGCGCTGCTGTTCTTTGGCGGCGTCTTGCTGGGCGCTCCCTGTGCGGGCGCGGCGCCGGAGCGCGATTTCGCGCGATGGGTCGATCCCTTTATCGGGACGAGCGGCGCCGGAGCGACTTATCCCGGCGCGCAGGCGCCGTTCGGGATGATCTCGCCTGGTCCCAGTACGGCCTTTCACGATTACGGCGGCGGCGAGTCGCGCTCCGGCTACCAGTACGAAGGCAAGCATATCGTCAGCTTCGCGCTGACTCACGTCAGCGGCGTTGGCCTGCACGCCGCCCAGGACCTGCCGTTCACGGTCTGCACGGGGGATCTGAACGCATCGCCCCTCGGCCATCGAGAGGCTTATCAGTCGGCGTTCGCCAGCGAGCGCCAGCGTGCGTCTCCGGGCTTCTTTCAAGTTCCGCTGGAGACATACGGAGCCGTAGTCTCCATCGCGTCGGCAGCGCGCTCCTCCATCGTCCAGGTGGACTATCCCGTAACCTCCAAGGCGAACCTCCTCTTTTGCCCGTCCAGCTGCGGCACGGCCATCTCCGATTCGCATCTCACGATCGATCCGAACGGGCGCGAAATCTCGGGATGGGCGGCGGGCTGCGACTTCGGCGACGCACCCTTCCATCTGAAATCCCATCCCTACCGGGTGTACTTCGCCGCGCGGTTCGATACGCCGATGGCCGCTTATGGCGTTTGGACCGGCGATCGGAGACGCGACGGGGCGGCGCAAGCGGGCGGGGCGGACGGCGCGGCTTACGTTCAGTTCAACTGCGCCTCTCGCCGCCGCGTCCAGATGCGCGTTGCGATTTCTTACGTCAGCGTCGAAAACGCCCGCGCCAACCTGCGCCGGGAGATTCCGAATTGGGATTTTGACGGCGTCCGCGCGGCGGCGCGCCGCGCATGGAACGCGCTTTTAGGGCGTATGCGTGTGGAGGGCGGGGCGCCGCACGCGTATCGTTCGTTTTACACCGCGCTCTATCATAACGCGCTTCAGCCGAACATCTTTGATGATGTGAATGGCGAGTACATTGGGTTTGACCGAAAGACGCACCGGGTGAAGCCCGGTCATCATCTCTACGCGACGTTTTCGCTGTGGGACACCTATCGCAGCACCGCCGCGCTGCAAACGCTGCTCGCGCCGGGCCGCGCGTCGGACATGGCGCAGTCGCTCCTGCTGGCGTCGGTCCAGGCGCCCGGCGGGGGGCTGCCGACTTGGCCGCTCAACAACAACGATACCGGCTGCATGGGCTGCTATTGCGCCGATCCGTTTATCGCGAATGTCTATGCGTACGGCGGCCGGGCATTCGATCTCGGCCTCGCCAAAGAACGCATGATCCTGACCGCGACACATCAGATGCGCTGCGGCGACGGCGGCGCGTGGTGGGGCGTTGACGACTATATGAAGCTTGGCTGGACGCCGCGCGGCGCCTCGGAGACACTGGAGCTGGCGATCTCGGATTTCGCCATCGCTCGCATCTGCCTGGCGGCGGGAGATCGCGCCAATTATCGCAAGTTTCTGGCGCGGTCGCAGAACAGTTTCCATGTGTTCAATCCGAAGGTCGGCTACGCGCAGAGCCGATTGGCCGACGGGAGCTGGGACGGAGAGTTTCGCCCGAATACCCAGCGCGGTTTCACGGAAGGCTGCTCGGCGCAGTACACCTGGCTGACGCCGCACAACTATGCCCGCCTGATCGCGCTGATGGGCGGCCCGGCGGCGACGCGAGCGCGTCTGGACCAGTTCTTCAATCCGATCGTGATCGAAGGCTGGGCGACGGGCGCGCCGCACTACTGGCTTGGCAACGAGCCGACGATGCAGGCGCCCTACCTTTACAACTGGATCGGCGCGCCCTGGAAGGCGCAGGCGATTGTCGGCAAGTTCATGGCGCAGTTCCGAGATATCCCCAACGGCTACGTCGGAAACGACGACGTGGGAACCATGTCCGCCCTCTACGCCTTCTCCGCGCTCGGTCTCAACCCCGCCATTCCGGGCGTCGGCGGCTTCACCCTCTCCGCGCCAATATTCGCCCGCGCCGACATCGACCTGCCAGGCGGAAAGACATTACGGATCCACGCCAAAGGCGCGGGCGCATACATCCAATCGCTGCGTCTCAACGGCAAACCTTACGACAGCCCCTGGCTTGGAATGGACAAGGCTCTCGTCGGCAAGGGCGCGCGCCTGGATTATGTCGTGTCGGGAACGCCGAACAAAGTGTGGGGAACAAAAACGGCGGACGCCCCGCCGTCGTTCTCGGGACCGTCAGGGCCGCCTTTCGATCAAAAACCATAA
- a CDS encoding glycoside hydrolase family 2 protein, whose amino-acid sequence MKQTTQFFFALAGVFALIGCRHGVDTPAAAQVSGGKMPTRWDKDVSATSPLPEYPRPQMLRGKWLSLNGPWDYALSAQDASAPPAAYAGKILVPYPYESALSGVGKTTPSGHRLWYRRSFVVPSDWREQRVLLHFGAVNWDSMVSVNGRNMMAHKGGFDPFEIDITGAIRPGQNEIVVSAWNPVIANKPNAQVIGKQRLNPGGIFYTAATGIWQTVWLEPVAVAAHITRLKITPDLDAKMIRLNVEAVGAGVRAKVTLMDGATPLLISVGDVGKDLPLTLSSPHVWTPDDPHLYSLKISLTQGGKAVDTVYSYAALRKISLGKDTQGRQRIFLNNKFVFEVGALDQGYWPDGIYTAPTDAALKSDIEAAKGFGFNLLRKHAKVEPDRWYYWADRLGVLVWQDMPQAFGDLDEPTKKQWMTEWEREIASLYSHPSIVVWTTFNEGWGQHDTEAVVAATRVLDPTRLINNASGWTDKKCGDILDTHAYPGPWSEKPEATRAAVNGEFGGVTMSVDGHRWNNDVMGYGSVLGSGWLVTKRYQDLLKTAYQLKEDRGTSAVVYTQLTDVEQEINGLMTYDRAIVKPDAKIVAAANKGEFLALPPDPNPPLVPTSQGEGQEYRYTTDQPAGDWAGLAFDVSSWKTGKGVLGHNINDARTEWTTADIWARREVTLPTAIPAKLVILAVHDEDAEIYVNGVLAASVKGYSGDYAKLPMSDAARAALKPGKNVLAVHCHNTTGGQGIDVGIEAVK is encoded by the coding sequence ATGAAACAAACAACACAATTTTTCTTCGCCCTCGCCGGCGTGTTCGCCCTGATCGGGTGCAGGCATGGCGTGGACACGCCGGCGGCGGCGCAGGTTTCGGGCGGCAAGATGCCGACGCGGTGGGATAAAGATGTCTCCGCGACCAGTCCGCTGCCGGAATATCCAAGGCCGCAGATGCTGCGAGGAAAATGGCTCAGTCTGAACGGCCCCTGGGATTATGCGCTGAGCGCCCAGGATGCGAGCGCGCCGCCGGCGGCGTACGCGGGCAAGATCCTCGTGCCGTATCCCTATGAATCGGCGCTCTCCGGCGTCGGCAAAACCACGCCGTCCGGTCATCGCCTCTGGTATCGACGGTCGTTTGTGGTTCCCAGCGATTGGCGGGAGCAGCGAGTCCTGCTGCACTTCGGCGCCGTCAACTGGGACAGTATGGTATCGGTCAATGGCAGGAATATGATGGCGCACAAAGGCGGCTTCGATCCGTTTGAGATCGATATCACGGGGGCGATCCGGCCGGGACAAAATGAAATCGTCGTGTCCGCCTGGAATCCCGTGATCGCCAACAAGCCGAACGCACAGGTCATCGGCAAGCAGCGCTTGAATCCGGGCGGCATCTTTTATACGGCGGCGACCGGGATCTGGCAAACCGTCTGGCTGGAGCCGGTCGCCGTCGCCGCCCACATCACGCGCCTCAAGATCACGCCGGATCTCGACGCTAAGATGATCCGCCTGAATGTCGAGGCCGTCGGCGCGGGCGTCCGCGCCAAAGTGACGCTCATGGACGGTGCGACGCCGCTCTTGATTTCGGTGGGAGACGTCGGCAAGGATTTGCCCCTGACGCTGTCGTCACCGCATGTATGGACGCCCGACGATCCCCATCTTTACAGTCTCAAAATCTCGCTCACTCAGGGCGGTAAAGCCGTCGATACGGTCTACAGCTACGCCGCCCTCCGGAAGATCTCACTCGGAAAAGACACGCAGGGCCGCCAGCGGATCTTCCTCAATAACAAATTCGTCTTTGAAGTCGGCGCGCTGGACCAGGGTTACTGGCCGGACGGGATCTACACGGCGCCAACGGACGCCGCGCTGAAGTCCGATATCGAAGCGGCGAAAGGCTTCGGATTTAACCTTCTGCGCAAGCACGCCAAAGTCGAGCCCGACCGTTGGTACTACTGGGCGGACAGGCTCGGCGTGCTCGTCTGGCAGGATATGCCGCAGGCGTTCGGCGATCTGGACGAGCCGACCAAGAAGCAATGGATGACCGAGTGGGAGCGCGAGATTGCTTCGCTCTATAGCCACCCCTCGATTGTCGTCTGGACCACGTTCAATGAAGGATGGGGGCAGCATGACACCGAGGCCGTCGTCGCCGCGACGCGCGTTCTGGACCCCACACGCCTGATCAATAACGCGAGCGGCTGGACCGACAAGAAGTGCGGCGATATTCTGGACACGCACGCCTATCCCGGCCCGTGGTCCGAGAAGCCCGAGGCGACGCGCGCCGCCGTGAACGGTGAGTTCGGCGGCGTGACGATGAGCGTGGACGGTCACCGCTGGAACAATGACGTCATGGGGTACGGCTCCGTCCTCGGCTCGGGCTGGCTGGTGACGAAACGCTATCAGGATCTGCTCAAGACCGCCTATCAGCTCAAAGAGGACCGCGGAACGAGCGCCGTCGTCTATACTCAACTCACGGACGTTGAGCAGGAGATCAACGGCCTGATGACTTACGATCGGGCGATCGTAAAGCCTGACGCCAAAATCGTCGCGGCGGCGAACAAAGGCGAGTTTCTCGCGCTTCCGCCCGATCCCAACCCGCCGCTGGTTCCCACGTCACAGGGCGAAGGACAAGAGTATCGTTATACGACGGACCAACCCGCCGGCGATTGGGCCGGCCTCGCCTTCGACGTCTCCTCCTGGAAAACCGGCAAAGGCGTGCTTGGTCATAATATCAACGACGCCCGTACCGAGTGGACGACGGCGGATATCTGGGCGCGCCGGGAAGTGACGCTGCCGACCGCAATTCCCGCGAAGCTTGTCATCCTCGCCGTGCACGATGAAGACGCCGAAATCTACGTCAACGGCGTCCTCGCCGCCTCCGTCAAAGGATACTCGGGGGATTACGCCAAACTGCCGATGTCCGACGCTGCCCGCGCCGCGCTCAAGCCCGGCAAAAACGTCCTCGCCGTTCACTGCCACAACACGACCGGCGGCCAGGGGATCGATGTCGGGATCGAAGCCGTAAAATAG